The following are from one region of the Haemophilus parainfluenzae genome:
- the ilvN gene encoding acetolactate synthase small subunit — translation MRRILSVLLENESGALSRVVGLFSQRAFNIESLTVAPTDDPTLSRMTIEAVGDEQVLEQIEKQLHKLVDVFKVINLSEHDHVEREVLLVKVRATGSSRDELKRLADIFRGQIVDVTTKSYTIQLTGTKDKLDAFVEAVKEESTLLEIVRSGLISLSRGEKNIL, via the coding sequence GAATTTTATCTGTTTTATTAGAAAATGAATCCGGTGCATTATCTCGAGTAGTCGGCTTATTTTCCCAACGTGCATTTAACATTGAAAGCTTAACTGTGGCCCCTACGGACGACCCAACCCTTTCTCGTATGACGATTGAAGCGGTAGGGGATGAACAAGTGCTTGAGCAAATTGAAAAGCAACTCCACAAATTAGTGGACGTGTTTAAAGTTATAAATTTGAGTGAGCATGACCACGTAGAGCGTGAAGTGTTATTAGTGAAAGTGCGTGCAACGGGTTCATCACGTGATGAGTTAAAACGTTTAGCCGATATCTTCCGTGGTCAGATTGTAGATGTCACAACAAAATCCTACACCATTCAATTGACGGGTACAAAAGATAAATTAGATGCTTTTGTTGAGGCGGTGAAAGAAGAAAGTACATTACTTGAGATTGTTCGTTCAGGCTTAATTAGTCTTTCCCGTGGCGAGAAAAATATTCTCTAA
- the yedE gene encoding YedE family putative selenium transporter — MKILTWPVVAGAALGIVAPLLSYNGNPGNMGFCAACFLRDTAGSLGLHHAAPLQYLRPELIGLVLGALASAFLSKEFKPRGGSAPLARISLGFFAMLGALIFLGCPWRAYLRLGGGDLTAIAGIVGLFAGVLGGIFFANRGFSLGKSKEQSQSSGLIGPIFAVILLVLALTQFKFGENLAIYTSEKGPGAQHAAIWMSLAGGLLLGVLMQKSRFCTIGAFRNFVLFRDAHLLNGVIALIVFAAITNALLGQFHLGFEKQPIAHNDYLYNFLSMVLCGLCFALGGGCPGKQLVNIGEGNNDSALFVLGMLLGAAAAHNFGLAAAPSGVAAFTPHLLVAGFAVCLYIALTNKSEA, encoded by the coding sequence ATGAAAATTTTAACTTGGCCTGTGGTTGCAGGTGCTGCACTTGGTATCGTTGCGCCACTTCTCTCTTACAATGGCAATCCTGGTAATATGGGATTTTGTGCGGCTTGTTTCTTACGCGATACAGCAGGATCGCTTGGATTACACCACGCAGCCCCATTACAATACCTTCGCCCAGAACTCATTGGATTAGTTTTAGGAGCACTCGCCAGTGCATTCTTATCTAAGGAATTCAAACCTCGTGGTGGCTCTGCCCCACTCGCTCGTATTAGCTTAGGCTTTTTTGCGATGCTTGGTGCGCTGATTTTCTTAGGTTGTCCATGGCGTGCTTATTTACGATTAGGTGGCGGTGATCTCACTGCAATTGCAGGTATCGTAGGATTATTTGCTGGCGTATTGGGTGGCATTTTCTTCGCTAATCGAGGATTCTCATTAGGTAAATCGAAGGAACAAAGCCAATCTTCGGGCTTAATCGGTCCAATCTTTGCCGTAATTTTGCTTGTTTTAGCCTTAACCCAATTTAAATTTGGTGAAAATCTAGCAATTTACACCTCTGAAAAAGGCCCGGGTGCACAACATGCGGCTATTTGGATGTCACTAGCTGGCGGATTACTTCTCGGTGTGCTGATGCAAAAATCGCGTTTTTGCACCATTGGGGCATTCCGAAACTTTGTCCTCTTCCGTGATGCACACTTATTAAACGGTGTGATTGCATTGATTGTCTTTGCGGCAATAACCAATGCCTTATTAGGTCAATTCCATTTAGGCTTTGAAAAACAACCTATCGCGCATAATGACTATCTCTACAATTTCCTTTCTATGGTGCTTTGTGGTCTTTGCTTTGCATTAGGCGGCGGTTGCCCTGGTAAGCAATTAGTTAATATTGGTGAAGGGAACAATGACTCTGCATTATTTGTGCTCGGTATGCTACTTGGCGCAGCTGCGGCACATAACTTTGGCTTAGCAGCGGCTCCTTCTGGCGTTGCAGCCTTTACGCCTCATCTTTTAGTTGCCGGCTTTGCAGTTTGCTTATATATCGCATTAACCAATAAATCGGAAGCCTAA
- a CDS encoding ABC transporter permease, translated as MATTIQNNHPFNIANVILALSIGILVIVVAVPVLLIFLNSFWVDGQFNITDVVNILKQEETYEALLNSLFIASGVTVMSTIIGTFFAWLVTRTDLPYKGFMKVMFLVPFMLPSFIGALAWKMLLSPRSGYINQFFMDLGFDGPIFNIYSYAGIMAVETMYLFPFVFIQVCGALERMDPTLEESARISGASLFTITRKITIPLVMPSILSGALLIMLYSMAHFGTVAVLGVENGIFNIPTLIYERIHQSAGSFEAIRTGTVLATVLVFTAALIIWLQNKILNKGRFQIIAGKSFRPIEVKLRGLRKPLLVICLLYIAFTIVLPTVTIFLVGGLKTYGLPITWENLTLDNYKFILFEWQLTKDAIRNSVTLGLAAALITMFAGVMISYVIVKMRVRGKGILEFLGMLPFSVPGSVIALGVILAWSGKFGINLYNTVWIILIAYIARYMAFSLKANSAALEQVHDSLVEASRACGASMWQSLKDIVIPLVRPGMIAAFFLIFLPALRELTVSVMLYGPSTRTIGVAIYTLNEDGETVYSAALAGIALIIIVLGQTVIKRYAEKKTQK; from the coding sequence ATGGCTACAACTATTCAAAATAATCATCCATTCAATATTGCTAACGTTATTCTAGCCTTATCTATCGGTATCTTAGTTATCGTTGTTGCGGTTCCTGTTTTACTTATTTTCCTCAATTCTTTTTGGGTTGATGGACAATTTAATATCACCGACGTGGTGAATATTCTTAAGCAAGAAGAAACCTATGAAGCATTACTCAATTCACTTTTCATCGCATCTGGCGTAACTGTGATGAGTACGATCATTGGTACATTTTTTGCTTGGTTAGTAACTCGAACAGATCTACCTTACAAAGGTTTTATGAAAGTGATGTTTCTTGTACCTTTTATGCTTCCTTCTTTCATTGGGGCATTAGCTTGGAAAATGTTACTTTCACCACGTTCTGGTTACATTAACCAATTCTTCATGGATTTAGGATTTGATGGTCCTATTTTTAATATCTATAGCTATGCTGGTATTATGGCGGTAGAAACGATGTATCTTTTCCCATTCGTCTTTATCCAAGTCTGTGGTGCATTAGAGCGCATGGACCCTACATTAGAAGAATCAGCGAGAATCTCAGGCGCAAGCCTCTTTACTATTACACGTAAAATTACCATTCCACTCGTCATGCCAAGTATCCTTTCTGGTGCATTACTCATTATGCTCTATTCTATGGCTCACTTTGGTACAGTTGCCGTACTGGGCGTAGAAAATGGTATTTTCAACATTCCAACCCTCATTTATGAACGTATTCACCAAAGTGCGGGGAGTTTTGAAGCCATTCGTACCGGTACTGTACTTGCAACTGTTTTAGTATTCACTGCGGCACTGATTATTTGGTTACAAAACAAAATCTTAAATAAAGGTCGCTTCCAAATTATTGCAGGTAAAAGCTTTAGACCTATCGAAGTAAAACTTCGTGGTTTGAGAAAACCGTTGCTTGTTATTTGCTTACTCTACATCGCCTTTACAATCGTATTGCCTACAGTCACGATTTTCCTTGTTGGTGGATTAAAAACCTATGGATTACCAATTACATGGGAAAATCTCACATTAGATAACTATAAATTCATCTTATTTGAATGGCAGTTAACAAAAGATGCAATTCGCAATAGTGTGACTCTCGGTCTTGCTGCAGCACTGATTACCATGTTCGCAGGGGTAATGATTTCTTATGTTATCGTTAAAATGCGTGTTCGCGGAAAAGGCATTCTTGAGTTCTTAGGTATGTTGCCATTCTCCGTACCAGGCTCTGTAATTGCTCTTGGGGTGATCCTTGCCTGGAGTGGTAAATTTGGTATCAATCTCTACAACACAGTTTGGATTATTTTAATTGCTTACATTGCACGTTATATGGCTTTCTCACTCAAAGCTAACTCTGCAGCACTTGAGCAAGTACATGATTCATTAGTTGAAGCTTCTCGAGCATGTGGAGCAAGTATGTGGCAATCCTTAAAAGATATTGTTATCCCACTCGTAAGACCAGGGATGATTGCTGCTTTCTTCCTTATTTTCCTTCCAGCACTACGTGAATTGACCGTTTCTGTTATGTTATATGGTCCTTCTACACGAACCATCGGGGTAGCAATTTATACTCTAAATGAAGACGGTGAAACCGTTTATTCTGCGGCATTAGCGGGTATCGCCCTAATAATCATTGTATTAGGTCAAACCGTTATTAAACGTTATGCTGAAAAGAAAACTCAAAAATAG
- a CDS encoding ABC transporter ATP-binding protein, translating to MSYIQLNHVMKKFGDVIAIEDLNLSIEKGECFSMLGPSGCGKTTTLRMIAGFEDLDGGEIKVGDKLLSSKKNNFYLPPEKRNFGMVFQAFAVWPHMTVYDNVAFPLKLKNISAQEIEKRTTDALRHTNLLSVAKKSPDDLSGGGKQRVALARALAINPDVMLLDEPLSSLDPHLREEMRFEIKALQKKFGFSIIYVTHDQSEAMALSDRIMVMKKGAVQQIDTPLNIYNNPANKFVFNFIGLSNQLNVNLSSQGIHIDKVDGIFNLPEMPNNDLLSQGKAILASRPSDIEFVQQGGIPGVVKRRSYLGEVTDYNIQVGDQDIRVQIGRRDSGPKEGETCQIAFEHLHWYPAE from the coding sequence ATGAGCTATATTCAATTAAATCATGTCATGAAAAAATTTGGTGATGTTATTGCCATTGAAGATCTTAACCTTTCTATCGAAAAAGGCGAATGTTTCTCTATGCTAGGACCATCAGGTTGTGGAAAAACAACTACTCTACGAATGATTGCAGGCTTTGAAGACTTAGACGGAGGGGAAATTAAAGTCGGTGATAAATTACTGTCATCGAAGAAAAACAATTTCTATCTTCCACCAGAGAAACGCAATTTTGGTATGGTCTTTCAGGCCTTTGCAGTATGGCCGCATATGACGGTATATGATAACGTTGCCTTTCCGTTAAAACTCAAAAATATTTCAGCCCAAGAAATTGAAAAACGAACAACTGATGCCTTAAGACACACTAATTTACTTAGTGTTGCCAAGAAAAGCCCTGATGATTTATCTGGTGGCGGAAAACAACGTGTGGCTCTTGCTAGAGCATTAGCAATCAACCCAGACGTCATGTTACTAGACGAACCATTATCAAGCTTAGATCCCCATCTTCGCGAAGAAATGCGTTTTGAAATTAAGGCATTACAGAAAAAATTTGGGTTCTCAATTATTTATGTGACTCATGACCAATCTGAAGCGATGGCACTTTCAGATCGTATTATGGTCATGAAAAAAGGGGCAGTACAACAAATTGATACCCCATTAAATATTTATAATAACCCAGCTAACAAGTTTGTCTTCAATTTTATCGGGTTATCAAATCAATTAAATGTAAACCTATCATCGCAAGGTATTCATATTGATAAAGTTGATGGTATTTTCAATCTTCCAGAAATGCCAAATAATGACTTACTTTCACAAGGTAAAGCCATATTAGCAAGCCGTCCATCTGACATTGAATTTGTTCAACAAGGTGGAATCCCTGGTGTCGTAAAACGTCGCTCTTATCTTGGTGAAGTGACGGATTATAATATCCAAGTTGGAGATCAAGATATTCGTGTTCAAATTGGACGACGAGATTCTGGTCCGAAAGAAGGGGAAACATGTCAGATAGCCTTTGAACATTTGCATTGGTACCCTGCTGAATAA